A single Oryza brachyantha chromosome 8, ObraRS2, whole genome shotgun sequence DNA region contains:
- the LOC107304794 gene encoding uncharacterized protein LOC107304794 has translation MSNLATMGLLLIMLMFGVSVQQLGSAQSLGSYVPIVGLLGVIFGANLFFFGIKMTGIPASVSLGAMASLTTMCQRHKLAMGPAMMSNLRSTGALVLLFVDAGSVHQLVWDHSVGSYRQLVSLLGVIVGANLIFLSDKMRGSRGPIDLGTVASMAAAYIHHNLAMAGLFTVSSAIIVYIVSGAATGLALSVSLFVTLLLGVAMITLGVHAGSTPISAEEGIGLEGSMQQTKLRSSV, from the exons ATGAGTAACCTGGCAACCATGGGTTTGCTCCTAATCATGCTCATGTTTGGTGTATCTGTTCAGCAGCTCGGAAGTGCTCAGTCCCTTGGCAGCTATGTTCCAATCGTTGGCCTACTTGGGGTTATATTTGGTGCTAATCTGTTTTTCTTTGGCATAAAGATGACAGGCATTCCAGCTTCTGTTTCCCTTGGTGCCATGGCTTCACTCACAACAATGTGCCAGCGTCACAAACTCGCCATG GGGCCAGCAATGATGAGCAACCTGAGAAGCACCGGTGCCCTCGTCCTCCTGTTTGTGGACGCTGGATCTGTTCATCAGTTGGTTTGGGATCACTCAGTTGGCAGCTACCGCCAGCTTGTCAGCCTACTTGGGGTCATCGTTGGTGCCAATCTCATATTTCTCAGTGACAAGATGAGAGGCAGTCGAGGGCCTATTGACCTCGGTACCGTAGCTTCAATGGCTGCAGCGTACATACATCACAACCTTGCCATGGCAGGGCTCTTTACAGTGTCATCAGCCATCATTGTGTACATAGTTTCTGGTGCTGCCACTGGGCTAGCCCTTTCAGTTAGCCTCTTTGTGACACTCCTACTCGGCGTCGCCATGATCACCCTTGGAGTCCATGCTGGGTCTACGCCGATCTCGGCCGAGGAAGGGATCGGCCTGGAGGGTTCGATGCAACAGACTAAGCTACGATCATCAGTGTAA